One stretch of Paenibacillus sp. FSL R5-0341 DNA includes these proteins:
- the ccmA gene encoding heme ABC exporter ATP-binding protein CcmA → MDKAGLEVRGLCKSIKKQPIVEDISFRITSGQVLALCGGNGAGKSTVLRMIAGILRPTSGEVAVNNVRWLKERKRYSQQIGYMPDDYQFNQGLSAEEMLLFWASLRKVPKERVQEVLTMVGLEDQKKNRVTTFSKGMRQRVLFAQAVLSKPPLLIMDEPTNGLDPFWMQELAQLLKGIKQDGHMVVFSTHQLEIADDIADQVIFMNHGRNVGEGSSHDFRDQFGSLHAAFHQSLGLK, encoded by the coding sequence ATGGATAAAGCGGGACTCGAAGTGAGAGGATTGTGCAAATCCATTAAAAAGCAACCAATTGTTGAGGATATCTCCTTTCGCATTACTTCAGGCCAAGTGCTTGCCCTCTGTGGAGGGAATGGCGCAGGGAAAAGCACGGTGCTGCGTATGATCGCAGGAATTCTTCGGCCTACCTCCGGTGAGGTTGCGGTGAACAATGTGCGATGGTTGAAGGAGCGCAAGCGTTATTCGCAGCAGATTGGATATATGCCGGATGATTATCAATTTAATCAGGGACTGAGTGCGGAGGAAATGCTTCTGTTCTGGGCTTCTCTGAGGAAAGTCCCCAAGGAGAGAGTACAGGAAGTATTGACCATGGTAGGCTTGGAGGATCAAAAGAAAAACCGGGTAACGACCTTCTCCAAAGGTATGCGCCAACGTGTGTTATTCGCCCAGGCTGTACTGTCGAAACCTCCACTGCTCATCATGGATGAGCCAACAAATGGATTGGACCCATTCTGGATGCAGGAATTAGCTCAGCTGCTCAAGGGTATCAAACAAGATGGCCACATGGTCGTGTTCTCGACCCATCAGTTGGAGATTGCAGACGATATTGCGGATCAGGTGATATTCATGAACCATGGACGTAATGTTGGAGAGGGTTCCTCTCACGACTTTCGTGATCAATTCGGTTCGCTCCATGCAGCATTTCATCAAAGTCTTGGCTTAAAGTGA
- a CDS encoding SDR family oxidoreductase, with amino-acid sequence MKVFVVGSNGQIGQQLIQLLKNSEEHTVLAMVRKQEQADQLATQGVETVLADLEGTVDSIADAAMGSDAIVFAAGSGGTTGHDKTLLIDLDGAGKTIEAAQKAGIDRFIMVSAIQANNRANWHDNILPYYAAKHYADKVLELSGLTYTIIRPGILKNEPGTGKISAAANITSGNIAREDVAHVIMASLSEKNTYNRSFDLIAGEIALPEALSRL; translated from the coding sequence ATGAAGGTGTTCGTCGTGGGATCTAATGGACAAATTGGTCAACAGCTTATCCAGCTTTTGAAGAATAGTGAAGAGCACACCGTTCTTGCCATGGTACGAAAACAAGAACAGGCAGACCAATTGGCAACACAGGGTGTGGAAACGGTGCTTGCCGACTTGGAAGGTACGGTTGACTCCATTGCGGATGCTGCAATGGGTAGTGATGCAATCGTATTTGCAGCCGGATCTGGCGGTACAACGGGGCATGACAAAACACTCCTGATTGATCTGGATGGTGCCGGGAAAACCATTGAAGCGGCTCAAAAAGCAGGTATTGATCGATTTATCATGGTCAGTGCAATCCAGGCCAATAACCGTGCAAACTGGCATGATAACATCCTGCCGTACTATGCGGCGAAGCACTATGCTGACAAAGTGTTGGAACTTAGCGGATTAACCTACACGATTATACGTCCGGGGATTTTAAAGAATGAACCAGGAACCGGGAAAATATCTGCTGCTGCGAATATCACATCCGGTAACATTGCTCGTGAAGACGTAGCTCATGTGATTATGGCTAGTTTGAGTGAGAAGAATACCTATAATCGTTCATTTGATCTAATCGCTGGTGAGATTGCATTACCTGAGGCACTGAGTAGACTCTGA
- the metE gene encoding 5-methyltetrahydropteroyltriglutamate--homocysteine S-methyltransferase yields MTKSSVLGYPRIGADREWKKALEAFWAGKLEETEFHTRLQEIRIDHLRKQQAKGIDIIPVNDFSYYDHILDTAVMFGIIPKRFAYDGGSVPLSVYYGIARGTKDAAASEMTKWFNTNYHYIVPELDGASPTLTENKPLLAYREAKEKLGIEGKPVIVGPLTFLKLSKGYDKSETDAWLDRLLPLYTQLLQELANEGVQWVQIDEPILVTKLSNEDVQRLNKIYETFAAAVPGLNIMLQTYFESVENYSDIVALPVQGVGLDFVHGLSGNTQSIRTSGFPADKVLGAGIIDGRGIWKASLQTKLNLLNELTEFVTPERIIVQSSCSLLHVPVTTEREAKLTSELKNALAFADEKLDEIVLLTTALSSPSAEITAKINEAELPLQALQQSEDRNRTAVQKAVASISVQQPERSRPFAERHEAQQAKWQLPLFPTTTIGSFPQSAEVRKARQLWRKGELNNEQYAAFIREQIDIWIKLQEEIGIDVLVHGEFERTDMVEFFGEKLAGFAFTQFGWVQSYGSRCVKPPIIFGDVAFTGEMTVEETKYAQSQTERPVKGMLTGPITIMNWSFVREDIAREQIAYQLAYALRQEVEALEQAGIGMIQVDEPAVREGLPLKENEQADYLAWAVKAFRISTCTVHETTQIHTHMCYCEFHDMIDSIEAMDADVISIETSRSHGELIHSFEENTYELGIGLGVYDIHSPRVPSVDEMSSMIERALRVLDPKLFWINPDCGLKTRGQEETVASLRNMVDATRIARANHASTAVL; encoded by the coding sequence ATGACGAAAAGTAGTGTATTGGGATATCCGCGTATTGGTGCTGATCGGGAATGGAAGAAAGCGTTGGAAGCGTTCTGGGCAGGTAAGCTGGAGGAAACAGAATTTCACACACGTTTGCAAGAGATTCGCATCGATCATTTGCGCAAGCAACAAGCGAAAGGCATCGACATCATTCCGGTGAATGATTTCAGCTATTATGATCATATCCTGGATACGGCCGTGATGTTCGGCATTATTCCTAAACGATTTGCTTATGATGGTGGTTCCGTTCCGTTGTCCGTATATTATGGTATTGCCCGGGGAACGAAAGATGCCGCAGCAAGCGAAATGACGAAATGGTTCAACACCAACTATCACTACATTGTACCCGAGCTGGACGGGGCTTCCCCAACTCTGACGGAGAACAAACCACTTCTCGCTTATCGTGAAGCAAAAGAAAAACTTGGTATTGAAGGGAAACCGGTTATTGTTGGACCGCTAACCTTCCTGAAGCTCTCCAAAGGCTATGATAAATCCGAGACGGACGCTTGGTTGGACCGCTTGCTTCCACTCTACACTCAATTGCTTCAGGAACTTGCGAACGAAGGCGTTCAGTGGGTGCAGATCGACGAGCCTATTCTGGTAACCAAATTAAGCAATGAAGACGTACAGCGTCTGAATAAAATATATGAGACATTTGCAGCAGCCGTTCCAGGCCTGAATATCATGCTGCAAACGTACTTTGAATCTGTCGAAAACTACAGCGACATCGTGGCATTGCCAGTTCAAGGTGTAGGACTTGATTTTGTGCATGGACTCTCTGGTAACACACAATCTATTCGGACATCCGGTTTCCCGGCAGACAAAGTGCTCGGAGCAGGTATTATTGATGGACGTGGGATCTGGAAAGCTTCCCTTCAAACAAAACTGAATTTGCTGAATGAATTGACTGAGTTCGTGACGCCTGAACGTATCATCGTGCAATCGTCCTGCAGCCTGCTGCATGTGCCAGTTACAACTGAACGTGAGGCAAAACTTACATCTGAACTGAAAAATGCTCTTGCATTTGCAGATGAAAAGCTGGATGAGATTGTTCTTTTGACTACAGCCTTATCCTCACCAAGTGCAGAGATTACAGCTAAGATTAACGAAGCAGAGCTTCCTCTTCAGGCGCTTCAACAATCCGAAGATCGGAACCGCACCGCTGTACAGAAAGCCGTTGCTTCCATCAGTGTTCAACAGCCAGAGCGCTCCCGTCCTTTTGCCGAGCGTCATGAAGCCCAACAGGCCAAATGGCAATTGCCACTTTTCCCGACTACAACGATTGGTAGTTTCCCGCAATCTGCTGAAGTCAGAAAAGCACGTCAGTTGTGGCGCAAGGGTGAGTTGAACAACGAACAATATGCCGCCTTCATCCGGGAGCAGATTGATATCTGGATTAAGCTTCAGGAAGAGATCGGAATTGACGTATTGGTTCATGGTGAGTTTGAGCGTACAGACATGGTTGAATTCTTTGGCGAGAAACTGGCCGGTTTTGCCTTTACACAGTTTGGCTGGGTACAATCGTACGGTTCACGTTGCGTGAAGCCACCTATTATCTTCGGTGATGTTGCGTTTACTGGTGAAATGACAGTGGAAGAAACGAAATATGCCCAATCGCAGACAGAGCGCCCTGTCAAAGGCATGCTGACTGGCCCGATTACCATCATGAACTGGTCATTCGTACGCGAAGACATTGCTCGTGAGCAGATTGCTTATCAATTGGCGTATGCGTTGAGACAGGAAGTCGAAGCACTTGAACAGGCAGGCATTGGCATGATCCAGGTGGATGAGCCAGCTGTTCGTGAAGGGCTTCCGCTGAAGGAAAATGAACAAGCCGATTATCTGGCCTGGGCAGTTAAAGCGTTCCGTATCTCTACTTGCACAGTGCACGAAACGACTCAAATTCATACACATATGTGCTATTGCGAATTCCATGACATGATTGACTCCATTGAAGCTATGGATGCAGATGTCATTTCCATTGAGACATCCCGTAGTCACGGTGAACTGATTCATAGTTTTGAAGAAAATACGTATGAGCTTGGGATCGGTCTTGGCGTATATGATATCCATAGCCCACGAGTTCCGAGTGTGGATGAAATGAGCAGCATGATTGAACGTGCACTGCGTGTTCTTGATCCGAAGCTGTTCTGGATTAACCCAGACTGCGGATTGAAAACCCGTGGACAGGAAGAAACGGTTGCTTCCCTGCGCAACATGGTTGATGCAACTAGAATCGCCCGTGCCAATCACGCTTCAACTGCTGTATTGTAA
- a CDS encoding MBL fold metallo-hydrolase, giving the protein MKISKSIEMLQLNFDGNIIHPVLIWDEEMAVLIDAGFPGQYDDLCTELEKVGVPIIQLKAVILTHQDVDHIGCLPEILQACGDHVRVYAHELDKPYIEGQLPLLKDAHLEYPPKGKVDETVIDGQELPFCGGIRVIHTPGHTPGHISLYLMASKTLIAGDSMYSVDGILGGVHGPTTLDIETARGSLKKYMEFDTSSVICYHGGRSHVNVNEQISGLYKMN; this is encoded by the coding sequence ATGAAAATTTCAAAAAGCATAGAAATGCTTCAACTTAATTTTGATGGGAATATAATTCACCCTGTTCTAATATGGGATGAAGAAATGGCTGTGTTAATCGATGCCGGTTTCCCAGGTCAATATGACGATTTATGTACCGAACTCGAAAAGGTAGGCGTGCCGATCATCCAACTTAAGGCAGTGATTTTGACGCATCAGGATGTGGACCATATAGGCTGTCTTCCCGAGATTTTGCAGGCGTGTGGTGATCATGTCAGGGTATATGCACATGAACTGGATAAGCCGTATATTGAGGGGCAGCTCCCTCTTCTCAAAGACGCTCACCTTGAGTACCCTCCAAAGGGCAAAGTTGATGAAACGGTAATCGATGGTCAGGAACTGCCGTTTTGCGGCGGCATTCGCGTTATTCATACACCTGGTCATACGCCAGGACATATCAGTCTTTATTTGATGGCTAGCAAGACGCTCATCGCTGGAGATTCAATGTACAGTGTCGACGGCATACTTGGCGGCGTTCATGGCCCTACCACACTCGATATCGAGACGGCTCGTGGCTCCTTGAAAAAATATATGGAATTCGACACTTCATCTGTGATTTGTTACCACGGTGGACGAAGCCATGTGAATGTGAATGAACAGATCTCAGGGCTATATAAAATGAACTAA
- a CDS encoding ABC transporter substrate-binding protein, producing the protein MRKQRKPIWIIMALILLLVLSACGQAATTNSTTGDNTSAAAETGTKTDSDSASSSDEAATGEEELVTYQSDAGEVQVPKNPKRIIDLTSFSTGYFVALDAPVVGALSGAMNNKYIKDQLAAAGTSDLGEEPTPEKLISLKPDLFIVYTGTEGIDKLEQIAPVVQITFGKRDFKDLMLEMGKLTNREDAAKAWNTKWEAKINELKPQVQEAVGDRTVSILNPYAKGLYVFGHNYGRGGEIIYGEFGLKAPAKAQAEAIDSGTGWASISMELLPEYSGDIIFTSPWSGDTNDPKIVYDNALWKNLPAVKANHVFQLDPTSDSYNDPLTLEGQLQFISDSLLSAK; encoded by the coding sequence TTGCGTAAACAGAGAAAACCAATATGGATCATTATGGCACTCATATTGCTTCTAGTACTTAGTGCATGTGGTCAGGCTGCCACGACGAATAGTACAACCGGGGACAACACGAGTGCAGCTGCTGAGACAGGAACCAAGACGGACTCGGATTCAGCTTCTTCCTCTGATGAAGCGGCAACCGGCGAAGAGGAACTCGTTACATATCAATCGGATGCAGGCGAAGTACAGGTGCCCAAAAATCCAAAACGTATTATTGATTTAACATCATTCTCGACAGGGTACTTTGTTGCCTTGGATGCACCGGTAGTCGGCGCTTTATCCGGAGCGATGAACAACAAGTATATCAAGGACCAACTTGCAGCAGCAGGCACCAGCGATCTGGGTGAAGAGCCTACCCCAGAAAAGCTAATCAGCTTAAAACCCGATCTCTTTATCGTGTACACTGGCACAGAGGGCATCGATAAGCTGGAGCAGATTGCACCTGTCGTACAGATTACATTTGGTAAGCGCGATTTCAAGGATCTCATGCTCGAGATGGGTAAGCTCACCAATAGAGAAGACGCAGCTAAAGCTTGGAATACGAAATGGGAAGCGAAGATCAATGAACTGAAGCCTCAGGTTCAGGAAGCTGTAGGCGATCGCACGGTTTCCATCCTGAATCCGTATGCCAAAGGATTATATGTATTCGGTCATAACTATGGTCGAGGCGGTGAAATTATTTACGGGGAGTTTGGTCTCAAAGCACCAGCCAAGGCCCAAGCTGAAGCAATTGACAGCGGAACTGGATGGGCTTCGATCTCCATGGAACTATTACCGGAGTATTCGGGTGATATCATCTTTACCAGCCCGTGGTCCGGAGATACAAACGATCCCAAGATCGTGTATGATAATGCATTATGGAAGAACTTGCCTGCGGTGAAGGCAAATCATGTGTTCCAGCTTGATCCAACTTCAGATTCGTATAACGATCCGTTAACGTTGGAAGGTCAGCTGCAGTTTATTTCCGATAGCCTGCTTTCGGCGAAGTAA
- a CDS encoding MarR family transcriptional regulator, which produces MQQKSERLNVWLSLSNIHTHLNEKLEQALLQEYNLSLKEFYVLNFIFNAEGKELRLQQLQELVGLSQSATSRLVVRMEAKDCGALERHTCEDDRRGIYTRITELGENKYKKAIQTFNQVLQTELEQDGFETRLENLTKELF; this is translated from the coding sequence TTGCAACAAAAAAGTGAACGTTTGAATGTATGGTTGTCTTTGTCTAACATTCATACCCATCTGAACGAGAAGTTGGAACAAGCCCTTCTTCAAGAATATAACTTATCTTTGAAGGAATTTTATGTTTTAAACTTTATATTTAATGCCGAGGGTAAGGAATTACGCCTACAGCAACTACAAGAACTGGTGGGGTTGAGCCAAAGTGCTACATCAAGGCTTGTCGTAAGGATGGAAGCCAAAGATTGTGGGGCTCTGGAAAGACACACTTGTGAAGATGATCGGCGTGGCATTTACACTCGTATTACAGAGCTTGGAGAGAATAAATACAAGAAAGCAATTCAAACGTTTAATCAGGTCTTGCAAACTGAATTGGAACAGGATGGATTTGAGACTCGATTAGAGAACCTCACGAAAGAATTGTTCTAA
- a CDS encoding rhodanese-like domain-containing protein, which yields MMGFMLLSFILVFFIAVRPFWPLPNLKRIDYEEFLRQQSVYRQYKVIDIRDATDYWADPTPDTINISLGRLAFTWEKYLLREDNVIIMSPGILQSKKAARILRKRGFKCLYVMKYKVDVIS from the coding sequence ATGATGGGATTCATGCTTTTGTCCTTCATATTAGTTTTTTTCATCGCTGTTCGTCCATTTTGGCCGCTGCCTAATCTTAAACGTATAGATTATGAAGAGTTTCTCAGACAACAGAGTGTTTATCGGCAATATAAGGTGATCGATATCCGGGATGCAACAGATTACTGGGCTGATCCTACTCCGGATACCATTAACATTTCACTGGGTCGTCTTGCTTTTACATGGGAAAAATACCTACTACGAGAAGATAACGTTATCATTATGTCTCCTGGTATACTCCAATCCAAAAAGGCTGCACGTATATTGCGAAAGCGTGGGTTTAAATGTCTTTATGTGATGAAGTACAAGGTTGATGTGATTTCATGA
- a CDS encoding redoxin domain-containing protein produces the protein MKRFNNRHILTILIGLVALFTGVWAVFENMSTPESRRGNTIQAGAVAPEFTAVNSAGEQVRLSDYRGKAVMINFWASWCTPCVREMPLVHQIAQDYQNDVETLFVNVGESKGTIREFMDKQAFDFPVIIDVTGNISGMYRITGLPATMVIDKDGEFRHILLGELTEDTPLQQWLEESI, from the coding sequence ATGAAGAGATTTAATAACAGACATATACTTACAATACTGATTGGCTTGGTTGCGTTGTTCACAGGTGTTTGGGCCGTTTTTGAAAATATGTCGACACCCGAGTCACGGCGAGGCAACACTATTCAAGCAGGTGCAGTAGCTCCTGAGTTCACAGCGGTTAATTCAGCAGGCGAACAAGTCAGACTGTCCGATTATCGAGGTAAAGCCGTCATGATTAACTTTTGGGCTTCATGGTGCACACCCTGTGTAAGGGAGATGCCGCTCGTTCACCAGATTGCTCAGGATTATCAGAACGACGTGGAAACCCTGTTTGTCAACGTGGGAGAATCGAAGGGCACGATCCGTGAGTTTATGGATAAGCAGGCGTTTGATTTTCCGGTCATTATTGACGTGACAGGCAATATATCAGGCATGTATCGGATTACAGGTTTACCGGCAACGATGGTTATTGATAAGGATGGGGAGTTCCGTCATATATTGCTCGGTGAACTGACCGAAGATACGCCGTTACAGCAATGGCTGGAAGAGAGTATCTAG
- a CDS encoding MFS transporter, with translation MVTLLLIIIYLAFIGLGLPDALLGSAWSVMKNDIHATTEMAGYISLIISFSTVVSSLLASRLLHRFGTGKVTLFSILSTTIALLGFSISENFVFLLILAIPLGLGAGSVDAALSNYVALHFKAKHMNWLHCFWGIGAVTGPLVMAYWLNQANNWRAGYVTVGLILLGIALILLSTLSLWKIFEKGRVEESGDEKKRVSNREAISIPGVKMSMLAMLCYNGSETAAGLWMASFFIGSKGVSPGTAAALSSLFFIGIILGRVISGFLSTHVSSKNLIRYGGIVGCFGLVLLVMPIPYWIAAGALFIVGLGGAPIYPSIVHATPERFGEKASPSVIGLEMASAYTGSTLIPLGMGLLASQWGMSMVPLILLILFSVMFAATELVNRSNKATRLTI, from the coding sequence ATGGTCACGTTATTGTTAATTATTATCTATCTCGCATTTATAGGACTGGGATTGCCAGATGCTTTACTTGGCAGTGCCTGGTCCGTTATGAAAAATGATATACATGCGACAACGGAAATGGCAGGTTACATATCGTTAATTATTTCATTTAGTACCGTCGTGTCCAGTCTCCTAGCCAGCCGATTGTTACACCGATTCGGAACAGGTAAAGTCACATTATTCAGCATCCTCTCAACAACGATCGCGCTGTTGGGGTTCTCAATCTCTGAGAATTTTGTGTTTTTACTGATTCTGGCGATCCCTCTTGGTCTGGGTGCAGGTTCGGTGGATGCAGCACTAAGTAATTATGTAGCATTGCATTTCAAGGCCAAGCATATGAACTGGTTGCATTGTTTCTGGGGAATTGGCGCAGTGACAGGCCCACTCGTTATGGCATATTGGCTGAATCAAGCAAACAACTGGCGTGCGGGATATGTTACTGTGGGGTTGATTTTGCTTGGGATTGCGTTGATCTTATTGTCAACGTTGTCTCTTTGGAAGATCTTCGAGAAGGGAAGAGTAGAGGAGTCAGGCGATGAGAAGAAACGGGTGAGCAACCGTGAGGCAATAAGCATCCCCGGCGTGAAAATGTCGATGCTGGCCATGCTTTGTTACAACGGCTCGGAAACTGCAGCCGGTCTGTGGATGGCTTCATTCTTCATCGGAAGCAAAGGCGTTTCTCCAGGTACTGCCGCAGCACTATCCTCCCTATTTTTCATTGGCATTATCTTGGGACGCGTAATCTCAGGTTTTCTATCGACTCATGTATCCAGCAAAAATCTCATCAGATATGGTGGAATCGTTGGCTGCTTCGGATTGGTTCTCCTGGTTATGCCGATTCCTTATTGGATTGCCGCAGGGGCTTTATTTATCGTGGGATTGGGCGGAGCACCGATCTATCCAAGTATCGTTCATGCGACACCGGAACGCTTCGGAGAGAAAGCATCCCCAAGTGTAATTGGACTTGAAATGGCCAGTGCCTATACAGGTTCAACACTGATCCCGTTAGGTATGGGGCTCCTAGCCAGCCAATGGGGAATGTCCATGGTACCCCTGATCCTGCTGATTCTGTTCAGTGTCATGTTCGCGGCTACAGAGCTGGTTAACAGAAGCAATAAGGCTACGCGTCTGACCATCTAG
- a CDS encoding undecaprenyl-diphosphate phosphatase, with protein sequence MEEIILWLKYLFLGIVQGATEPIPVSSSGHLIIAQKLMGIKQNGLSFEILTNTASLIAIIFIFREDIKKLIIGALGYLRTRKEEYRADFMFCLYIIIGTIPAAVVAVLFKDRIEEIFSSVYTVSIALLITGVALWLIRNLRGRKQDGDLSTKDALLVGLAQAVALIPGISRSGATVIASIAVGMKQETALKFSFMLYIPISIGGLIMGVSDIANDPNRSQLAIPYLIAFITTLFVTYFSMRWFMGIMAKGNLKYFSYYCFVAGTLLLIFL encoded by the coding sequence ATGGAAGAGATTATATTGTGGTTAAAGTATTTGTTTTTAGGTATTGTTCAAGGTGCGACGGAGCCAATCCCCGTCTCCTCAAGTGGTCATCTGATCATCGCTCAGAAACTCATGGGCATCAAGCAGAATGGATTGTCATTTGAAATTCTAACAAACACGGCATCGCTTATCGCTATTATTTTTATTTTCCGGGAAGATATCAAAAAGTTGATTATTGGAGCACTTGGTTACCTGCGTACTCGTAAAGAAGAATATCGAGCAGACTTCATGTTTTGCTTATACATAATTATTGGTACGATCCCTGCTGCTGTCGTTGCGGTCCTGTTCAAGGATCGGATTGAAGAAATCTTCTCGTCCGTATATACCGTTTCCATCGCGCTATTGATCACCGGGGTTGCCTTATGGTTGATTCGTAATCTTCGTGGTCGTAAGCAGGATGGCGATCTGTCTACGAAAGATGCATTGTTGGTGGGTCTGGCTCAGGCGGTCGCTCTTATTCCGGGCATTAGCCGCTCAGGGGCAACTGTAATTGCGTCCATCGCTGTCGGCATGAAACAGGAAACAGCTTTGAAATTCTCCTTTATGCTGTACATTCCCATAAGTATTGGTGGACTCATCATGGGGGTATCCGACATCGCCAATGATCCGAATCGATCACAGCTGGCGATCCCTTATCTGATCGCATTTATAACGACGCTCTTCGTCACCTATTTCTCCATGAGATGGTTTATGGGCATTATGGCCAAAGGCAACCTGAAATACTTTTCGTATTACTGTTTTGTAGCAGGTACATTGTTACTGATCTTCTTATAA
- a CDS encoding helix-turn-helix domain-containing protein gives MSMAEYHGKVKNIQDTPFGYTLSVIGGKWKMVIMYLLAENPPVRFNELKRQIGAITYKTLSSQLKELEADGMVERKEYPQVPPKVEYRLTAKAETLLPVLEGLCEWGVQHQDPSSIHSAKN, from the coding sequence ATGAGTATGGCTGAATACCACGGTAAAGTGAAGAACATTCAAGATACCCCTTTTGGATACACGTTGTCCGTTATTGGTGGCAAATGGAAAATGGTGATTATGTACCTGCTGGCAGAAAACCCACCAGTCCGCTTCAATGAGCTAAAAAGGCAGATCGGCGCCATCACGTATAAAACATTGAGCTCACAGCTCAAAGAATTGGAAGCAGATGGTATGGTGGAACGGAAAGAGTACCCCCAAGTCCCTCCTAAAGTGGAGTACCGACTGACCGCCAAAGCTGAGACGTTATTGCCCGTTTTGGAAGGACTATGCGAATGGGGTGTTCAACATCAAGATCCTTCGAGCATTCATTCCGCAAAGAATTAA
- a CDS encoding arginase family protein, producing MTQKTIRLLMPQWQGGDNPNYSFGAELLAWLAPDNDQPLIHVPVEAYDGTSLVSENGIKGRAQLLQQLQAAQHIIQAHQPDRIVMFGGDCLVEQAPFAYLNERYGGELGLIWIDAHGDLVRYEGYDNGHTLPLGNLLREGDPEFAKHVSVPLKPENIFMAGLTTPTEQETEVIQRLGIRTAGTEELTHGMDSIKKWIKETGIKHLAIHLDLDVLDPNMFRSLLFAKPGEPYLFSPAGTMQLPHLLHLIKELSEETDVVGLGITEHLPWDAINLKNLLGEIPILNQ from the coding sequence ATGACTCAAAAAACAATACGTCTGCTTATGCCACAATGGCAAGGTGGGGATAATCCTAACTACTCTTTTGGAGCGGAGCTGCTTGCATGGCTTGCACCTGACAATGATCAACCTCTTATTCATGTTCCTGTTGAGGCTTATGATGGAACATCTCTGGTAAGCGAGAACGGGATAAAAGGCAGAGCACAGCTGCTTCAGCAATTGCAGGCTGCCCAGCATATTATTCAAGCTCACCAGCCCGATCGCATTGTCATGTTTGGCGGTGACTGCTTGGTTGAACAAGCCCCGTTTGCTTATTTAAATGAACGATATGGCGGAGAACTTGGTTTGATATGGATTGATGCACATGGTGATCTGGTTAGATACGAGGGCTATGACAACGGTCATACTTTACCGCTTGGGAACCTTCTTCGGGAAGGCGATCCGGAGTTTGCTAAACATGTGAGTGTCCCCCTGAAGCCTGAAAATATCTTCATGGCCGGGTTGACGACCCCCACGGAACAGGAAACCGAAGTGATTCAAAGATTGGGTATCCGAACGGCTGGAACCGAAGAGTTAACTCATGGCATGGATTCGATTAAGAAGTGGATTAAAGAGACTGGTATCAAACATCTGGCTATTCATCTTGATCTGGATGTGCTTGATCCGAACATGTTCCGTTCATTGTTATTCGCCAAACCAGGGGAACCTTATTTGTTTTCACCAGCGGGAACCATGCAATTACCTCACTTGCTTCATCTGATCAAAGAACTGTCTGAAGAAACAGATGTAGTTGGATTAGGGATAACTGAACATCTGCCGTGGGATGCCATTAACTTGAAAAATTTGCTGGGAGAAATACCTATCCTGAACCAGTGA
- a CDS encoding GNAT family N-acetyltransferase, whose product MTHIVHAAAEDIRSEDSLQLIKELSEELGLLYGGDGTAGFQLSDVEVPRAAFIVARIDGYPVGCGALRPLDETSVEVKRMYTRSGYRRKGIAQAILAEADRLASELGYTNLKLQTGPLQPEAAALYERVGYYRIPIFSGDWDRVLAYQKDLVHEKV is encoded by the coding sequence ATGACACATATCGTGCATGCAGCGGCTGAAGATATTCGAAGCGAGGATTCACTGCAATTGATCAAGGAGTTGAGCGAAGAACTCGGTTTGTTATATGGCGGTGATGGAACAGCGGGATTTCAACTATCAGACGTTGAAGTGCCACGGGCGGCCTTTATCGTTGCCAGAATCGACGGGTATCCGGTTGGTTGCGGAGCACTTAGGCCCCTTGATGAAACATCCGTTGAGGTTAAACGCATGTATACTCGCAGTGGCTACCGCCGTAAGGGGATTGCGCAGGCTATTTTGGCCGAGGCGGACCGTCTTGCAAGCGAACTTGGTTACACCAATCTCAAACTGCAAACAGGTCCACTACAGCCAGAAGCAGCAGCGCTGTATGAGCGCGTAGGGTATTATCGAATCCCTATTTTTAGTGGCGATTGGGACAGAGTGTTGGCCTACCAGAAAGATCTGGTACACGAAAAAGTATAA